A window of the Lactuca sativa cultivar Salinas chromosome 5, Lsat_Salinas_v11, whole genome shotgun sequence genome harbors these coding sequences:
- the LOC128126144 gene encoding uncharacterized protein LOC128126144, translating into MFITEVLNGHPRRCYEMFRLNVPVFRQLCIDLATNYEPQQTQNVSIEESVGIFLMTLAHGCSNKLVQEFFNHSGEMIHRHFHTVLEAVLKLSADIIKPDANYNDDDCIGAIDGTHVRASVPQKDEVKYIGRKGYATQYIMVVCDFNMCFTFVWAGWEGTAHDTRIFDEVLQIPDLNFPYTTGDKYYVVDAGYPNTRGYLAPYKDTNIRYYLPDFDVDIRLLFKARWALLRDMHVNYKYKNQVRIVIASMAIHNYIRKVGRAQQESYNPVRGDTGSDVYEEGPSTRRTSDADLYMAAIWDIIAQDIITLRR; encoded by the exons ATGTTTATTACTGAAGTACTAAATGGCCATCCTAGACGCTGTTATGAGATGTTTAGACTGAACGTACCAGTTTTTAGACAATTATGCATAGATCTTGCTACAAATTACGAGCCACAACAAACACAAAATGTATCTATTGAGGAGTCTGTAGGAATATTCTTGATGACTTTGGCTCATGGGTGTAGCAATAAATTAGTGCAAGAATTTTTTAATCATTCGGGGGAAATGATTCATAGGCATTTCCATACAGTTTTGGAAGCCGTGCTAAAACTGAGTGCCGACATCATCAAGCCAGACGCAAACTATAATGATGAT GATTGCATTGGTGCTATAGATGGGACACACGTCAGGGCATCGGTTCCACAAAAAGATGAAGTGAAGTACATTGGTCGAAAGGGATATGCAACACAATATATAATGGTTGTTTGTGATTTTAATATGTGCTTTACATTTGTTTGGGCCGGTTGGGAGGGGACTGCACACGATACAAGAATTTTCGATGAAGTCTTACAGATACCAGATCTTAATTTTCCATATACAACGGGTG ATAAATATTACGTTGTTGATGCCGGATATCCAAATACGAGAGGGTATCTTGCTCCATACAAAGACACAAATATTCGTTATTATTTACCAGATTTTGACGTGGACATACGGCTGCTATTC AAAGCTAGGTGGGCGTTATTAAGAGACATGCATGTTAATTACAAGTACAAGAACCAAGTGAGAATTGTGATAGCATCGATGGCAATCCATAACTACATTAGAAAGGTCGGTAGGGCACAACAAGAATCCTACAATCCTGTACGAGGTGATACCGGTAGTGATGTTTACGAAGAAGGTCCAAGTACACGTCGCACGAGCGATGCTGATTTATATATGGCAGCGATATGGGATATTATTGCACAAGATATAATCACATTGCGAAGATGA